The following proteins are encoded in a genomic region of Nicotiana sylvestris chromosome 4, ASM39365v2, whole genome shotgun sequence:
- the LOC138890250 gene encoding secreted RxLR effector protein 161-like, translating to MDNSKRGYLLIGTGITLSREDCPKTLEERERMSRIPYASVVGAIMYTMTCTRPNVAYTLGVTSRYQSNLGEEYWKVVNTILKYLRRTKDQFLIYGDSELKLESYTNASFSSDRDDSKSISGYVFILNGGVVSWKSSRQAIVADSVTEAEYIAVSEAVWMKKFLTELGIVPSIEEIIERGDIEIQKVDGKENAADPFTKALGAKKFDKHKWKLGIKYKSDWL from the exons atggataattccaaaagaggctatctactgataggcactggaattactctcagtagggaggattgtccCAAAACACTTGAAGAGAGAGAACGCATGAGTAGGATCCCATACGCTAGTGTagtgggagctatcatgtataccatgacatgtacacgtcctAATGTGGCTTATAcacttggagtgactagccgCTATCAGTCAAATCTCGGTGAGGAATACTGGAAGGTGGTGAAtaccattcttaagtacttaagaaggactaaagaccaattcctcatctatggagattctgagttgaaacttgaaagttatactaatgcaagtttctcttcagatagagatgatagcaaatctatttctggttatgtattcaTCTTAAATGGTGGTGTggtgagttggaaaagttccagACAAGCTATAGTAGCTGATTCagtgactgaagcagaatatatagcagTTAGTGAAgctgtatggatgaaaaagttcttaactgaacttggtatagttccttcaatagaag agatcattgaacgtggagacatcgagattcaaaaggttgatggaaaagaaaatgctgcagacccattcactaaagctcttggtGCAAAGAagtttgacaagcacaagtggaaattgggaataaagtacaagagcgattggctctag